Part of the Bacteroidota bacterium genome is shown below.
TTGCGCGCCGACTCATTGCTCAGCCGCGCGGTACGGCTCCATCCTGATAATGTGGATTGCTTATTGAAATTGGCAACGATGGATCATTATCTCACAAAGTATGATGATGAATTGAAATTGCTCGATGCAGCTTTGCACGTGGATGTGCACAACTCACAGGTTTATTACATGAAGGGAATGATGTTCAAGGAACGTCATGATACAATGAAAGCCATTTCCAGTTTTCAGACGGCGGTTGAACAGGATCCTGATCATTACAATGCGTTCATGCAACTCGGACTTTTATTTTCCACAAAAAAAGATCCGTTGGCAGAACAATATTTCATGAATGCAATATCGCTCAACCCGAACAGCGAGGAAGCGATCTATGCACTCGCACTTTTTTACCAGCAGGAAGAGAACTGGAATCGCGCAATAGAAACCTACACCACTTTATTGAAAATAAATCCGCATCACTTCGATGCACATTACAATCTCGGGATCATTGACGTGGTGAATCTGAAAATGACGGATGACGGAATGAAATATTTCAACCTGGCCATTGAAGATAATCCTAAAGAACCACGCGGCTATTACGGACGAGGATATTGTTACGAAGTGAAAGGCGATGTAACCAACGCAGAAGCAGATTACCGGATGGCGCTCAAGCAGGATCCGAATTACGACAAAGCAACTTTTGCGCTGAATAAATTATTGGGACAATAAAAATTCAATGATTCAATAATTGATTCTGAACTTTTTCAACTCGGACATTTCTGCGGGGTTCATAGAAATGAATTCACAGGGACTTACTCATGAATTTTGTTTCTCAAAAAAAATAAAATAATTTCGTTTTCATAACTATCGGGATGAATTTCAAATGCTTCCCACCGCAAGAAGTCCGATCATCACAATGAGAAAATAGCCGGTAAGTGAAACGGCTCCCCCGTATTCTTTTGAAATTCTCTGGCCGGTGAGCAGCATCAGCAAAGTGAGTGCACAACAAACCAAACCCACTTTCAGATAAAATTCATCGTGATACCAGAAACACCATGCACTTCCGAAAACAGAAATTCCGCCAGAAAATAATTCCAGCAACATGATGAATGGAACAAGTACAGGGATCATGCTCTTGAAAAATGTTTTC
Proteins encoded:
- a CDS encoding tetratricopeptide repeat protein translates to MKNIFFLFVFSLLVYSCGNDSGKTTNDSLKPNDSVSLINEQIRKDPANLDLYVKRSRLEMNRKQFGPALDDMNRVIAVDSNKAEYLIAAADINFFTMHTLRADSLLSRAVRLHPDNVDCLLKLATMDHYLTKYDDELKLLDAALHVDVHNSQVYYMKGMMFKERHDTMKAISSFQTAVEQDPDHYNAFMQLGLLFSTKKDPLAEQYFMNAISLNPNSEEAIYALALFYQQEENWNRAIETYTTLLKINPHHFDAHYNLGIIDVVNLKMTDDGMKYFNLAIEDNPKEPRGYYGRGYCYEVKGDVTNAEADYRMALKQDPNYDKATFALNKLLGQ
- a CDS encoding DoxX family protein encodes the protein MHLPPYIHSYHGWAGQELAFLTVSILCAFFISITFIQSGLDKLTDRKGNISWMSKQFEKTFFKSMIPVLVPFIMLLELFSGGISVFGSAWCFWYHDEFYLKVGLVCCALTLLMLLTGQRISKEYGGAVSLTGYFLIVMIGLLAVGSI